One Vicugna pacos chromosome 31, VicPac4, whole genome shotgun sequence genomic region harbors:
- the SPTLC1 gene encoding serine palmitoyltransferase 1, with translation MAAVAEQWVLVEMVQALYEAPAYHLILEGILILWIIRLLFSKTYKLQERSDLTLKEKEELIEEWQPEPLVPPVSKDHPALNYNIVSGPPSHNIVVNGKECVNFASFNFLGLLDNPRVKTAALASLKKYGVGTCGPRGFYGTFDVHLDLEDRLAKFMKTEEAIIYSYGFATIASAVPAYSKRGDIVFVDKAACFAIQKGLQASRSDIKLFKHNDMDDLERLLKEQEIEDQKNPRKARVTRRFIVVEGLYMNTGTICPLPELVKLKYKYKARIFLEESLSFGVLGEHGRGVTEHFGINIDDIDLISANMENSLASIGGFCCGRSFVIDHQRLSGQGYCFSASLPPLLAAAAIEALNIMEENPGIFAVLKEKCRRIHKALQGIPGLKVVGESISPAFHLQLEESTGSREEDVKLLQEIVNQCMDRGVALTQARYLEKEEKHLPPPSIRVVVTVEQTEEELENAAATISAVAQSVLL, from the exons ATGGCGGCCGTCGCGGAGCAGTGGGTGCTGGTGGAGATGGTACAGGCGCTGTATGAG GCTCCTGCTTATCATCTTATTTTGGAAGGAATTTTAATACTCTGGATAATCCGACTTCTTTTTTCTAAAACTTACAAATTACAAGAACGATCTGATCTTACACTCAAG GAAAAGGAAGAACTGATTGAAGAGTGGCAGCCGGAACCTCTTGTCCCTCCTGTCTCGAAAGACCATCCTGCTCTCAACTACAACATCGTTTCAGG CCCTCCGAGCCACAACATTGTGGTGAACGGAAAAGAATGCGTCAACTTTGCCTCATTCAATTTTCTTGGATTGCTGGACAACCCTAGGGTCAAG ACGGCAGCTTTGGCATCTCTAAAGAAGTATGGTGTGGGGACCTGTGGCCCCAGAGGATTCTATGGCACATTTG ACGTGCACTTGGATTTGGAAGACCGCCTGGCAAAATTTATGAAGACAGAAGAAGCCATTATATACTCGTACGGGTTTGCCACGATCGCCAGCGCTGTCCCTGCTTACTCCAAGCGAGGGGACATCGTGTTTGT AGATAAAGCTGCCTGCTTTGCTATTCAGAAAGGATTACAGGCCTCACGCAGTGACATTAAGCTGTTTAAGCATAACGACATGGACGACCTGGAGCGACTGCTGAAAGAACAGGAGATTGAAGATCAAAAG AATCCACGCAAGGCTCGTGTAACTCGGCGTTTCATTGTCGTCGAAGGGCTGTACATGAACACCGGGACCATTTGCCCGCTTCCGGAATTG GTTAAATTAAAATACAAGTACAAAGCAAGGATCTTTCTGGAGGAAAGCCTTTCGTTCGGAGTCCTGGGGGAGCATGGCCGAGGAGTCACGGAACACTTTGGAATCAAT ATTGATGATATCGACCTGATCAGTGCCAACATGGAGAATTCGCTTGCTTCCATCGGGGGATTCTGCTGTGGCAGGTCTTTCGTCATTGACCATCAG CGACTCTCCGGCCAGGGGTACTGCTTTTCTGCCTCGTTACCGCCCCTGCTGGCCGCTGCTGCCATCGAGGCCCTCAACATCATGGAAGAGAACCCAG gtaTTTTTGCAGTGTTGAAGGAAAAGTGCAGACGAATTCATAAAGCTTTACAAGG CATCCCTGGATTAAAGGTGGTGGGGGAGTCCATCTCGCCAGCATTTCACCTCCAGCTGGAAGAGAGCACTGGGTCTCGAGAAGAAGATGTTAAGCTACTTCAGGAAATTGTCAACCAA tgcatGGACAGAGGCGTCGCGCTAACTCAGGCGCGCTActtggagaaagaagagaagcacCTCCCGCCTCCGAG CATTAGGGTGGTTGTCACGGTGGAACAGACGGAAGAGGAGCTGGAGAACGCCGCGGCCACCATCAGTGCGGTGGCCCAGAGCGTGCTGCTGTAG